The following are encoded together in the Octopus sinensis linkage group LG15, ASM634580v1, whole genome shotgun sequence genome:
- the LOC115219661 gene encoding uncharacterized protein LOC115219661, translating into MELAVLYYSYIFDSDVACRVIRFCVCLATVTSGMIVFIIALDRYLLISRPRAKKITVVKAKKILKYLILFSLISSTPTLVLYGIHFRMVGQCENIGTDCTISSQVADTPYPLIYHLILGALCYSLYTFILVIYLMIGKSVWRAVTLKSLKKINFIDSSITTDTSTQNPNQSQSRSQSRSRSRSQSEDKGTEGEETSRGNQLHHYEIRVTHSHKPHLSIAETTIKTRTTTSTKRNSNQKWRRADIKLLTQEITDMDNLFKKLQKFTNEKVL; encoded by the exons ATGGAACTTGCCGTCCTATATTATTCCTACATTTTTGACAGTGATGTTGCATGTCGTGTGATACGCTTTTGTGTTTGTCTAGCAACAGTTACTTCTGGTATGATTGTATTCATTATAGCACTCGATAGATACTTGCTTATATCTAGGCCTCGTGCAAAAAAAATTACCGTTGTCAAAGCAAagaaaattctgaaatatttaatCTTATTTTCCTTAATTTCGAGTACACCAACACTTGTTTTGTACGGCATACATTTCAGAATGGTCGGACAATGTGAAAATATAGGAACAGATTGTACCATTTCTTCACAAGTAGCTGACACACCCTATCCTTTAATCTATCATCTTATCCTGGGAGCCCTTTGTTATTCGTTGTATACTTTTATCCTAGTAATATACTTAATGATTGGAAAGAGTGTTTGGAGAGCTGTCACACtaaagagtttaaaaaaaattaattttattgactcttCAATCACAACTGACACCTCTACTCAAAACCCAAACCAAAGCCAAAGCCGAAGCCAAAGCCGAAGCCGAAGCCGAAGCCAAAGTGAAGACAAGGGTACTGAA GGAGAAGAGACATCGAGAGGAAACCAACTGCACCATTATGAAATCAGGGTTACACACAGTCACAAACCCCATCTTTCAATAGccgaaacaacaataaaaacaagaacaacaacatcaactaaaAGAAACTCCAACCaaaaatggcggcgagctg ATATCAAATTACTTACTCAAGAAATAACAGACATGGACAACTTGTTCAAGAAACTTCAAAAGTTCACAAATGAAAAAGTACTATAA